Part of the Colius striatus isolate bColStr4 chromosome 4, bColStr4.1.hap1, whole genome shotgun sequence genome, ACCATTCAAAGCCCATTGATCTGCTCAATAACAGCTGTAAGACAAAAATTACATGTATTTGATTTAAACTCCCACCAACAGCCATCACGTTTGCAACCAAAGTGAAAATGCTTTCAGACAGAACCCAGGTTAACAGGGAGATCAGACTGGGTTTAATAAGATTTTCTCGTTCATACCTTATTAACGTCTTCACACATTCACTTATTACTCTATCTGCAGCAGGACTAAGGGAAGAGCTTTTACTCTAGACCAAGAAAATAGAAAccatgaaaataatttatagCAACATATATACATAGAGAGATGTCTCATCTGATTTTCAGATTAAAACACCATAACATGAGGTAAACACACAGTTTGCTTTCTTAAAACACTACTAAAAGTAGTAGTTCAAAAAGTAGTAGTATCCAGATAATTTTTCAAGACAGCAATCATATCAGATGAGTCAAAGGAATCTTAGAAAGGCCATTCTTTTAAAGAGCCATATAAACCTTTTAAaggacttctttttctttttttctttaaacaacaGAGAAATACATTTACTCCTCAGATAAACAACATtaaaacccaggaaaaaaatcccagaaggCTCCAATTCcaggagaagaaataaagatgaTTTCACAGCAGAAAGTGGGAAGAGGGAAACAGTCACCGTTCATTTGCCAAGTTATCAAAAATCTGCATCCAGAGTGAAGACATTGTCCATCGTTTCTGCCATAACAGCAAAACGCTGGTATTCTGAAACCCGCTTCTCAAAgaaatttgtttttccttccagagAAATATTCTCCATAAAATCAAAAGGATTTTCTGCGTGAAAGACCTGGGGGAAGGGAAACACTATTATCCTGGTGAATCTGATAGGGTAGCAATGCTTtacaaaaccccaacaaacaaagCAATCAAACCCTTTCCAACTAAGCCCTTCCTTGCTGTAACGCGCTGTAGGATCTACGGATACCTATCTAAGCAAACTCAGTGCTCACCCTGAAGATTGCAGCGCTTGAGTACAGCCCAAGGTTCCCACTACaaacctgcagagcagctgaagggaaACAATAGTCTAAATTGTTCTTGCTCTTTTAAACAGTGAAGCCTATCTACTAATGCTGTCACTCCAGACAGTGCAGTGGCTCAGCGGGACCTGCTCTCAGGCACGCCGAGAGCACCGAGTGCTGTGGCTGCCCTGGCTGGCCACTGACCCGGGCAACTGTGCCTCTCACCTTTGAGAAGCCAAGCTCCATCAGCAACCGGTCTGCCACAAACTCAATGTACTGTTTCATCAAAGTGCAATTCATTCCAATCAGACCTACAGGTAAGGCCTCTGTTAGAAACTCCTGCAAGTTAAAATACAGATGAGATTTAGAGAAACAAAATGtaagaagggaaaaggagagaagacaTCCCTGTTTCATGGTAACACCATTTGTGATATCCCAGGCTCTCCAGATAGCTGTCTGAATAAATAACTTGCATCACTAAACTCAGCAAGTGTCTTCTGCTTTCAGTAGTTGtttgcatatttatttttgGCATGCTTTTCCTAGAAAAGCACAAGAATCTTTATTACTGCCCCTCTCACCTGCCTCTCCAAACACCTCCCATAAGATCCCAAGCTTCAGTGTAAGCTTGAGCTCCAAGTTCAGTAAAACCTGCAGACAATACTAGTGGGAGGAGGAATAGATCCAGAAATCTCCAGTTTTCCTTGGCTTCCAGCCATTACAGAACAACTATCAGAGAGGACAGTGATATATGAATGAGTGCCGAATCCAGTCATGTGTGTGTTTAGGCAGCAATGGAATACCTGTCAGTGCTGTGAGGCAAAGCCAGGGCACTCATCATTATCACAGTAGTTTAGACGACAACAGAAAAGAAGGAGTAAGCTACAATCCTGACACGCAGCAGTGCAGAAACTTGCACTTGCAGATAGGTAGCATTTCATGTGTAAGAACCTGACAGCAATCTCAACAAAAGTCAGAACCCAGCACAGTGCACGTGGCCAGAAGAGACTCTGTCTTCTCCTTAGGACAAGCAAGGATGTGTATACAGCAATAACACAAAAATATCCTGAAAGGACAGAGGTAAACAAACTCTTCTCTAAGAGATGGCTgccgttggactagatgattgttgtaggtcctttccaactATATCTATTCTATTCTTTAATAAATaagaaagcttttcttcctttctgtcattaaagaggaaaatagCTGCCAGCTTTTCACAGTTGCTTGTCAGATGAAAGTCCCCGACTCTTTCTGTGTAgaggttttgcctgggccaggtttttggtagtgagaggagctacaggggtggcttctgtaaacaaagagctgccagaagcttctcctgtagctcacatggctagggccagtcaattctaagatagaccccacagctgacccaggcctggccaattagtgactgaggtgctgcctctgtgaataacggaTTGGAGAATGAGAAGAAGTtttgcagttgctaaactgcagcagcaacagggagtgagaatgtgaaaacatctctgcagacaccaaggtcagtggagagggagggtgcttaggccctggaagaaagactcccctgtgacctgtggtgaagaccatggtgaggcagctgtgcccctgcagtccatggagaccacgggagagcagagctgcactcacagcccatgcAGGAGCCCACgccggagcaggtggatgcctgaaggaggctgtgactctgtgggaagcccatggtGGAGCACATTCTTGGCAGGATCTGGGAGTCTGTTGGGGGAGAGGAGCCCATACCTGAGCAGGTtcgctgtcaggacttgtgatcctgtgagggattcaggctggagcagtcggtacctgaaggactgttcttccAGGGAAtcacccacactggggcagggtgtgaggagctgccactgtgggaggccccatgctggagcagttcatgaggtactgtggcccatgggaaggacccacactggagaagtttgtgagggactctcctgtgggagggacctcacagtgtagcagtgggaagtgtgaggaagcctctccctgagaagaagcagcgggaaagtccatctgtaatgaactgaccacaaccaccatcccctgtgccactaggggggaaggaaagagtcctgggaagagggaggggtggggggaggtgttttaagattcaagtttatttctcatttccccacTCTTACTGttcatttaataaatcaaaccatttctccccaaattgagtctgtttcacctgtgacactaattgctgagtaatctccctgtccttatcttgactcacaaaccgcttgttttatttctctctcccctgtccactTTAGTAGGGGAaatgatattatgacttggtgggcacctggcatatagccagggctaaaccaccacgtTCTGTCTCCATTAAGAAAGTAGGAATGAATGGTATAATGCCTCAGGGATTCAGGCCTGAGCCAGTCCCAAGAGCCAGAAGTGGATTTGTTTGTGCACACCagtctgctgctgtgctgcccgTCATGCTGCCAAGGCCAGGCTTACCTGCTCAATTTCAACAGCATTAACGATGATCTCATGGACTCGCTCTTCTGACGGCCTGTTCACTAAATAATGGAACATTAGACAAGCAAAATCACAGTGTAGACCCTGAAATAACAgagaacaatttaaaaaaaatagtcagcttttccttcctccacaTAGTTTGCTCTTACGTTGAGACAGACACATTCAGGTTGAAGCTCCTGGCCTCCTGCATCTTAATGTTACCACATGTAGCACATACTTTAGTTTACAACCCAGTTAGTAACACCTGAAATCCAGCTTATGCTACCTATGCCAAAAGCATACATCTTTCTTAGGTAAATATTTctgagagctgctctgctgtgagAGATCCGAAACAGACCCCTGCTTGGTCTCTGCCACTGGTGTGAGGTGCTTTTGCAGAAAGACTCCTACATCAAAACCTGCAAAACTCTGACACATAAAACAGGCTGTTCACCAGTTCTGTACTTTGACACTCCTGTACAGAAATACTTCTTTCAGTAGCATTTCTACCCTTGCTTCTCCTCATAGAATTTTCAAAAAGGAAGATTCAAGTTAGAGTCACCAAATCCAAGATTAACAAGTCCTCTTTCCCTGCAGTGTGAAGTTACTCCGAGGAATTTGCTACCACAGCGTTCATAGGTTGCTAATACTTAAGGCTATCATGTTCCGACTCAACCCACATTCACATTTCACCCAGCTATCCTGCACAGAGCCCTGTAAATTAATTCCCAAGTTATCCaggaaagcctccagagaagataAGGCAATATCAGGAGATGACCAATCCCTCGTAGTCTGAGGCAGGTAACAGACAGCTACACCAAGAGGTGCCTCAGTTTCTATTTGAGCTTGTCTGGCTAAGCCTGCACCTGTAAGAATCAGAGATGCACTAGCAAAAACAACAGCCTGGGAACAGAGTCTTGTAGCTCAAAAAACATCAAGCATTAACcatttatctgttcaggtgcaTCAGAAAACAGTTCATGTAGTTTTCCACTGTGGATTCTCTTCTACTGCAGGTGCTGTGTGCACCAAGCCCTACCCTCCAGAACAGCTCTGCATTTGGAATTATGCCAGAGAAGCTCAAGAAAAATGTGGTCTTTTGGTGCTTGACTCCGCAAAGAAGTACTGTTACACTGCTTTACAGAGGAACTTAAgatctcatagaatcatagaatggtaggggttggaagggacttttagagatcatctagtgcaactcccctgcagaagcaggttcacctagatcaggtcacacaggaacgtgtccaagtgggtcatgaagacctccaaggaaggagcttccacaccctccctcggcagcctgtgccagggctccctcacctgaacagtagaacagatttttcttatgtttaaatggaaatttttgtgttccagcttcatcccattaccccttgtcctgttgctaggtacaataaaaaaagggatgtcccaacctcctgacacccaccatttagatatttgtaaatattaatctCCCTCACCTGCAAGTGATTCTTCTAACAAACAAACATTTCCTCACTCAAATGGATCAGTTCATGATGACTCACAGAAACAAACAATGTAAGGAAGGTCAAGGCTGTAgaactgtttgttttttcttactgaCCATAAAACTTTCTTCAAAAGTGTCTTTTTTAATTACAGGCATCTTGTAAGATGTTTCCTTTCAAATCAGTTTATCTAACCCATGTAAATTACTTCCACTGTGATAAAGCTCTTAATTCTTTTAGGCCAACTCTGGTAAGTTCAAACCACTAGTATGTTTATGCTACACACAAAACTAGTCTTTCCActttttctgtgctgacagCACCATAAACAGATCAGTGCCTTAACGACAGGCCCCAGCCACAAGCAACCAAGGCCAGCTGGCAGGCAGTGGTGCAGGAGGCAGTGAAAAGACAGGGCACCTGTCAGCACATGGCCGGACACATTCTGACATGCGGCCCCTCAAACATATCACAGCTTAAACCAAGAAGCAGCCCCTCTAATGCCCCTCCCAGGAGACACTATTGCTGTGCAGTAACACAAGACCATGGAGAGGAACAgtatctgctgcttctgcagccacCAGGTGAGGCGATGCATATGGAAGGCCATCTGCAAGCTCTGGGACCCACAACTAGGGGCAGCTGGGGTGTGGAACAAGGCCACTTGAACCTGAGTGAAGAGCAAGAGGTAGCCACATCCTAGCTAGATCCTTGCCCAAGCCACAGCAGTTGAGGGCCACACAGTTCCACACCAGTCCTTGGGCAGCCAGGTCTCTGCCTCCCTTCATggcacaggaaaacaaatatcCTCAGTCCAAAATGTTCACCTTTTTGATCATAGTATGTATTGGGGTATTGCTAATATTTATGTTTACTCTCTTTAAAAACAGGTATTTCTGCTGAGGGACATAGCAGCAGCTAGGCTTTATGTTCACCAGTACCCTAGCCTGCTCCCTTGCAGGACTCCACTCTTCCAACACACCAGCAGTTACAGCTCCTCCATCAAGCTGCACAAACAGGGCAGGGCACTTCTCTGTGCTGCCTAGGAGGTGATGTTAAAGCAGATGCAGAAATCTTGCTGCAGGAGAAGCTCTAGGGAGCATGGCCTTCAGTTACCTGGCAAATAACCTTCTCTGGAAAACCTTGCTCTGACATCAGCTAGCAGAGAACCTACTCAGACTTCTACCACCTTCTTGGCCTCCAGTACTGTCATTAACATTAAATTAACATGAAAACAGGCTCCATTGTGACCAGAAATGTATCCCCTATTTGGTGCTGGACTCTTCTTTTCACTGGTTCCTATCCAAACACTGGTCCCTGCTCTTTTTACCCTccctccagccctccctgccaccAGAGCTGAGTCACTCTGGCAAGACTATGGGATCTTTAAGAAAGTAATTCTGCCCTTCCCCTGGAAATGCACTTTGCTTCCCAGACAGTATGCAGGACATGACACATTACCTCATCTCTGCTAATAAGCTCATTGGAGAAAGTCAGTCCAGGCATCAGGCCCCTCTTCTTCAGCCAAAATATAGCAGCAAAGGAACCCGAAAAGAAGATGCCTTCAACTGCAGCAAAGGCAACGACTCTCTCACCTGTTTAACACAACACATTTTCAGTTAGACACAAAGCACTGTGCTGGTCGGCAAGATGCACCATCTACATCTGACAAACTGATGCTGGAGAGGGGCACTCCCCCCTGCAGCACCAGGTGCTCTGTCTGACCACATCTTTCAGCACATCCTGAGGCGTACAGGGTCTACACACACAACAGCCCTTAACCACAGGCAACCCCAGAAGAACTTAAGAACAAGGGCACACATTGAAACTGGCACAGGTCAGAGGGGAAAGAACATAATTGTCCAAAGAGGCCAAAACATTAGGACTCCTGTATGTCTTTCTcctaaaaggcagaaaaatggctGTGTAACTAATACACAAAACTGAGAGAAGAACTAATCTCCTATGAATACCTCAATTTCTGCTCGTTGAGACTCTACATTAAGTCACATTCTTACAAGAGTGGAAGAACACAGAACATAATCCATCAAGATACAAATAACTACTTATGCTGTCCCACCTGTTATCCCACCTTTCACCCAAGTAAAGCACAACACTATTGGTCCCACTTCCCTCTCTTCTCTACAGGAACGTGTTTCTTCAAGACTACAAGGCCATCTGACTTCTTGGTGAAGATATGTCATTCCATGTACTCTATTTTAAATAACTTCACAAGATCGTTGAGTATATTCTAATATGAAGAACTTCTGCTCTGAGTGCTGGTGCCTTTTCCCAGTGAGAACTGCATAGAaccttgtttaaaaaaaacaaccaaacccaaaacagacAGATGTCCCACTTCTGTGAGATGCAATTGCCACCTGCTGGCTCAGCTGAAGAAATTCtagttgggaaaaaaacacaaggagCAACATGAATTACAAGTGTCACAGAGGTTACCAGGGAAAGAATTTGTCTGGCACACTACAAATCTCCTAGTTACGTCTAGAGAGCAGTGGAGGAAGGCTGCTCATACAATATGGGTTTAATGAAGCCCTAAACTGAGTATTGGTGCAGCTTTTCCTACATTCCACCTGGCTGTTCTGAGGCAAGAATGGCCCATCAGCAGCACCACACGACGTGAGCCCACGCTGAGATGCTGAGAGTTCACAGTACAGGCACAGCACTGAACTCTCAGCATAAGGAATCACCCAAAGCTGCAGATACCCAGCTGCAAGCCAGATCCCCAAGCTGGAAGGAAACACCAAGCAAACAAGCCAGCCAGACAGACACTTTCATATGCCATATCTCATCATCCATAACTGTAAGATCTGGGCccatgtagtggttttgcctggccAGGTTTTCAGTAGCCAgagggctacaggagtggctccTGTAAACAAAGACCTGCCAGAAACttctcctgtagctgacagggccagggccagtcaattctaagatggaccccacagctgacccaggcctgtgAATaaagtattggagaaggggaagaagctgctgtagttgctaaactgcagcagcaacagggagtgaaaatgtgaaaacatctctgcagacaccaaggtcagtggagaaggagggggaggagggtgcttaggccctggaaaaaaagactcccctgtgacctgtggtgaggaccacaatgaggcagctgtgcccctgcagcccatggaggccactggggagcagagacccactcacagcctgtggaggagcccacgctggagcaggtggatgcctgaaggaggctgtgactctgtgggaagctcaccctggggcaagttcctggcaggacctgatAGTctgtgggagagaggagcccacaccagaccaggtttgctgtcaggatttgtgatcccatgagggaCCCAAGCTGGAGCAGTCAGCACCTGAAGGACCTGAAGATGGATGatccacgctggggcagggtgtgaggagctgcccccgtgggaggccccgtgctggagcagttcatgaggaaccagcccatgggaaggacccacgctggagaagttcgtgagggactgtctccagtgggagggaccccacactgtagcagtgggaagtgtgaggaggcctcctcctgagaagcagcagcagcaaagtccatctgtaatgaactgaccacaaaccccatcccctgtgccactgcaggggaaggaaggagagtcctgggaagacagaggggtggggggaggtgttttaaaattcagttttatttctcatctccctgttctgacggttatttaataaattaaacctttttctccccacgTTGAGTCTATTTCGCCTGTGACGCTAATTATCTTGACTCAGAAAGcgctcattatatttctctctcccctgtccagcttaGGATGGGGAGTgatatgacttggtgggcacctggcacccagccagggatAAACCACTACATTCCCCCAAATGTTTCACACTTGGGAAGTTTTCTCAATAatctgaaaacactgaagtgTACAAATGTACTTCACAAAACCTGGGATAGGATGCATGAAGTTTGGCAGCAGGGAGTAGAAATAACATTGGTCTTTGAGTTAGGGACTTGCAAGACTTCAGCTGCCCAGTTCTGAACACTGGAGTTCAAAATATGGGCCAAGCGGAAGAAATAATCAGATCTCCTAGAAAACAAGGTCTACAAGATAAAACTGAAGAAACTAGGGTTGTTctgtttaaagacaaaaaaagacagagaaactCACAAGCATTTTTCATCACACGATTCTAGCAGGCATTGCCATTACTATACTGCTTTAGGTGGAGATAAAACCACACATGCTCACCAGAAGTTACATCTATCTCTTCAGTTAAATCAGAGACCCACAAGCCACTACATCACCTGTGGAGAATTTCATTTCACATTCCAGGGATGTGGCTCACTCCCAGAGGATTAGTTTGTGACGTACAACACAAGTTTTTAAGAAGCTACACACCAAAAGTGGATTCTCTGTCTTCAATCCACTTCAGAGCCCAGTCTGCTTTCTTCTTGACACAAGGCATCGTTTCAATAGCATTAAATAAGAAATCcctacagaagaaaacagaaaacatcaaaacaaTAACATTTGCCCTGGTTGTCCCTCCTGGCTCCAGCAGACAGAGGAACTCCTCACACCAGATTCTGCATTCACCATTGAAGAGACCATTCCCACCCCAGAGGGGCGACAGTCTCTGGTAATGAGGGCACAGGGAGGCAGAAAGGCACAAACCCAAGGTCTCAGAAGCAGCGAGTGGCAGAGATGGGAAATGAACCCGAACTCCTCATCCCAGGACTGCCCACCCACCAGACCCTGCTGCCTCTCAGGTTGCAagccagccagcagcccctTCCTCTACCCACCAAGCTAAACCTCATCTTGCCCAGCTCCACAAAAGGAACTGGACTATCCCATGAGCACAGGCTCTGTTCTCATGCTAAACACCTGAAAGGAAATCTTGCAGCCCTCTCACTGTCACCACACAGGATGCTACCATGGTTTGCCACCAAGATCTGCCTGAACATTGCCATGGTGGAGTCTCTGTTCCAGGAAGTTCTCCAGACAACAAAGGTGATGGGGCTCTCCAAAGAACCcaatactttaaaaacaagcagTTCAAGTTGTATGAAAAAATACCGATGACAAAAAGGCTGAAAGGATGCAGCACATAGTTACATTAGAAACACCAACTGGATCACAAGCACTGAGATTCCCTAGGCAGATGTGAGActtcctgcacctcaggagcaCAGTAACCCCAAGGAGTTTGTCTGACCTTTAACATTTCCCATAGTATGGACTTTCCTGCAACTAAAGATATACATGAATATTAACTAACCCTGTGACACTCCCACACAGGTCTGTTGGTCAGTACTGCTTCTCTCCATTTTGAGTGTCAGGCATGCAGGCCCTGAAAGCTTTATGGAACTGTTCCCCAACTCCCCCAGCAAGTCAGTGTGAAACAGAAGCCAGCTGCTACCGTTGCTGCCCAACAGCAGTGCCATTGGACTAGGTAACAAACTTCCCATGGGTCTGTAATGGGTTTACCTTTTCTCAGGATCTTTGATGTAAGTGTCTATCAGCAGGCTGTACATCTCTGAGTGAACATTCTCAATGAGGATCTGAAAGCCATAGAAACAGCGAGCTTCTGGGATCTGCACCTCCTGACTGAAACGTGCCACCTACCAAAACCAGAAAGCACAGCGATGAGTTTGGTAAAACCACTCCTGCATGACAGTACTGTGTGCTTCATGGGACAGACAAGAGATCTCACAGTAGCGAAAGGAGGAGAGCAGTTCAGCCCTACTTTATGCACAGGTATGCTAAAAGTCAGGTGTGgtggggaagcagcagcaagcttACTGTGAGTGAGTACACCTGCTGTGCACACTGGGCAGAGATGCAGCAAAGCATGAAGGCACACAGCAAAATGCTGCAAGAGTAAACACTTCACACTGAACACAGCCTCAGGACTTTTGTTCATCATCAGTATGACATAAGACACatgttttataataaaaaataaacagtatgACATAAGACATGTTCATGCATTATATGTACACCTGCTGATACCTATTCTACACCTTGTAGCCATTCAAGATCTCAACTAGGCATGTGCTGTCAGATCTCACTGATAACCTGTGGTGAGGTAttctgcagcccacagctgaTTTTGGCAGAAAGATTTCCCTGCCTTTTCAGCAGCACCCATCTGCAGCCTGAAAAGACTATAGGATGCCATTCAGTGAGAGTGAAATGGATTTTACCAAAATGAAGAATACAGAGCATAGCACAGCAcaatccctccctcctcctcttctaaCACAAGCATGAGAGGAATTGTGGGGCTCTATTAATTCACTGAGAAATGAGGATCAACACAGCCAGGCAGAAGGCTGAGCTTAAAAACTTTCCACAAGCACTGTCATTTGGAGTCTTGCTGACCACAGTTGATCCAATTTAAATCAGACACTCGCCCCAGCAGAAAAAGCTGCTTATTCCCCTTGGCAAAGGTGAGatgatgggaagaaaaaaaaagtatgcatGTAATAAATGTATGCGTTAATGtgggaaaaccaaaacaaaaagtcaaGACAATAAAACAAGTAAGTATTCAAGCCCTCTGTAAAGCTCTCTCACCAGGTTTTCATTTACAATTCCATCACTGGCTGCAAAAAATGCCAGAATATGAGAGATAAAGtgtttt contains:
- the RRM2B gene encoding ribonucleoside-diphosphate reductase subunit M2 B isoform X2; the encoded protein is MYKQAQASFWTAEEVDLSKDLPHWNKLKADEKHFISHILAFFAASDGIVNENLVARFSQEVQIPEARCFYGFQILIENVHSEMYSLLIDTYIKDPEKRDFLFNAIETMPCVKKKADWALKWIEDRESTFGERVVAFAAVEGIFFSGSFAAIFWLKKRGLMPGLTFSNELISRDEGLHCDFACLMFHYLVNRPSEERVHEIIVNAVEIEQEFLTEALPVGLIGMNCTLMKQYIEFVADRLLMELGFSKVFHAENPFDFMENISLEGKTNFFEKRVSEYQRFAVMAETMDNVFTLDADF
- the RRM2B gene encoding ribonucleoside-diphosphate reductase subunit M2 B isoform X1, which produces MGERRGRAAQQEAERSSSLSAAENGLDTDEEPLLRKNPRRFVIFPIQYPDIWKMYKQAQASFWTAEEVDLSKDLPHWNKLKADEKHFISHILAFFAASDGIVNENLVARFSQEVQIPEARCFYGFQILIENVHSEMYSLLIDTYIKDPEKRDFLFNAIETMPCVKKKADWALKWIEDRESTFGERVVAFAAVEGIFFSGSFAAIFWLKKRGLMPGLTFSNELISRDEGLHCDFACLMFHYLVNRPSEERVHEIIVNAVEIEQEFLTEALPVGLIGMNCTLMKQYIEFVADRLLMELGFSKVFHAENPFDFMENISLEGKTNFFEKRVSEYQRFAVMAETMDNVFTLDADF